In Nicotiana tabacum cultivar K326 chromosome 11, ASM71507v2, whole genome shotgun sequence, a single window of DNA contains:
- the LOC142166102 gene encoding uncharacterized protein LOC142166102, with the protein MSPYLFVLAIEYLNRSLKTLIQNPDFNFHPKCTRLQVLHIRFVDDLLMCCRADEVFMKLMMRAFDHFSTVFELQANLEKSLLYIAGVHMDFKDKMLAKLHLTIGKLPFKYLGVPLYTRKLSIHQCMPLVEKIIDKIRSWTSKFLPYAGRLQLINSLLFEMQIYWEQETLCKPRAVGGVNIINYEIWNKDALTKLHRL; encoded by the exons ATGTCTCCATATTTGTTTGTGCTAGCAATAGAGTACCTGAACAGATCTTTGAAGACACTTATTCAGAATCCTGACTTTAACTTCCATCCTAAATGTACAAGATTACAAGTCTTACACATTCGCTTTGTAGATGATCTACTGATGTGTTGTAGAGCAGATGAAGTATTCATGAAGCTAATGATGAGAGCTTTCGATCACTTTTCTACTGTTTTTGAGCTACAAGCAAATCTGGAAAAGAGTTTATTATATATAGCAGGAGTGCATATGGACTTCAAAGATAAAATGCTAGCAAAGTTACACTTAACAATAGGCAAGCTACCATTCAAGTACTTGGGAGTTCCTTTATATACAAGGAAACTCTCTATTCATCAATGCATGCCACTAGTTGAGAAGATTATTGATAAGATCAGAAGCTGGACATCAAAGTTCCTGCCCTATGCTGGAAGATTACAACTTATTAACAGTCTCCTATTTGAAATGCAGATCTATTGGGAACAG GAAACACTGTGCAAACCTAGAGCTGTTGGGGGTGTGAATATTATCAATTATGAGATATGGAACAAGGATGCTTTGACTAAACTCCATAGGTTATAA